A stretch of Cryptococcus decagattii chromosome 7, complete sequence DNA encodes these proteins:
- a CDS encoding patatin-like phospholipase domain-containing protein: MPPSPSSSPAADPWNIDYVNEDHLQAFAQALSYNDVQPLDGDSSPLSPRPLSLPPESPRLSTATLKPPASTWNYGPDDGTQRNGRDTERRVEKLTATSDFAPIHQRVSRRRQRATSQGFTYNVIRWPLLFLIFFIIYLEFSAYVVTRQVVNVFEWLVAWRGYKAKLRKELRKAKTYDEWVDTAKKLDKHLGFDDWKDVEEDSYFDWALVRRVRRTLTRLRAANDTRGVMDVLAVCVRTNFAGTESVKMYSETFIGTKKAVEAHIKEVATCLDYVRTATDVSLEEKRAFFRAVNKHYGSSALCLSGGASFGYYHFGVIKAFLEADLLPRVITGTSAGGLCAALLCTRTNSELKELLVPELADKITACSDPFRVWFKRFRQTGARFDTIEWARKSMWFTRGSLTFKEAYIKTGRALNISVVPSDRHSPTILLNHLTAPNCLIWSAILASAAVPGILNPVVLMAKDRSGNIKPHNLGGSRFKDGSLREDIPLGSLHTQFNCNFSIVSQTNPHIHLFFFAPRGSVGRPVAHRKGKGWRGGFILSALESYIKLDLSKHFKVIRDLDLMPQILQSDWSGVFLQRFSGDLTLTPRSTIRDWFNILSDPERPQLERMLRVGERVAWPALRMVRNRMTIERAILRGRSEVRSALSHDRTSNDPATSLPEAHPELTGTLDHVPIESDADVGFASRSRRARNKAGSRGGGGDTPEEQLNLEGVFQPDENSKGVRRRKPNGKKGGAPLSAGPLGGLPEVSPSHSPKATESAQRSYTSNLGETLRHVRAPSFSALSSPFRSIRSNTSTSSNNAQPPSSSHKPKSQLSITRWFGGVSESSSDEEDEDLGGLQSGGAIASSVEENIPTFQLDSAVDSHFDFSEDEMLHSRANFKEEYQSEESEGKIPIPGGERVTQEQIDASMSSGERLRPVGESEGSPTTPPDQDGA, from the exons ATGCCGCCATCACCCAGCAGCTCACCAGCTGCGGACCCATGGAACATAGATTACGTCAACGAAGA CCACCTCCAGGCATTCGCCCAAGCCCTCTCCTACAACGATGTGCAGCCACTAGACGGAGATAGCTCACCACTCTCCCCAAGACCGCTCTCACTACCTCCGGAATCACCGCGGCTGTCCACAGCCACTCTAAAGCCCCCTGCTTCAACATGGAATTATGGACCGGATGATGGCACGCAGAGGAACGGAAGGGACAcagagagaagagtggaGAAACTTACGGCCACTAGTGATTTTGCT CCTATACATCAACGTGTGTCTAGAAGACGACAGCGCGCTACTTCTCAAGGGTTCACGTACAATGTCATCCGATGGCCACTCCTCTTTCTTATATTCTTTATCATCTACCTCGAATTTTCTGCATACGTTGTTACTCGCCAAGTTGTCAACGTATTCGAATGGCTGGTCGCTTGGAGAGGATATAAAGCCAAGCTGAGGAAAGAGTTGAGGAAAGCCAAGACATACGACGAGTGGGTGGATACAGCCAAGAAGCTTGACAAGCATCTTGGATTTGATGACTGgaaggatgtggaagaggattCTTATTTTGATTGGGCTCTGGTGAGGAGGGTCAGGAGAACATTGACTAGACTGCGAGCTGCGAATGATACAAGGGGTGTGATGGACGTTTTGGCTGTTTGCGTGAGAACCAACTTTGCTGGAACAGAGAGCGTGAAGATGTACAGCGAA ACCTTTATTGGTACCAAGAAAGCTGTCGAAGCACATATCAAAGAAGTAGCCACCTGTCTGGACTATGTGAGGACAGCCACCGACGTCTCTTTGGAGGAGAAACGAGCATTTTTCAGAGCCGTCAATAAGCACTATGGGTCTAGTGCCCTATGCCTATCAGGTGGTGCCTCCTTTGGTTATTATCA TTTCGGTGTCATCAAAGCCTTCCTTGAGGCCGACCTGCTCCCTCGAGTTATCACTGGAACATCCGCCGGTGGACTTTGTGCCGCTCTCTTGTGCACGCGAACGAATAGCGAGCTCAAGGAACTTTTGGTCCCCGAATTGGCCGATAAGATCACAGCATGTTCAGATCCCTTCAGGGTGTGGTTCAAGCGTTTCCGGCAAACGGGTGCTAGATTCGATACTATTGAGTGGGCGAGGAAG TCCATGTGGTTCACAAGAGGGTCTTTGACTTTTAAAGAGGCTTATATAAAGACAGGACGGGCCTTGAACATCTCTGTGGTTCCATCCGATCGCCATTC ACCCACAATCCTTCTTAACCACCTCACTGCTCCCAACTGCCTTATCTGGTCAGCTATCCTCGCAAGCGCTGCCGTCCCCGGTATTCTCAATCCCGTGGTGCTCATGGCTAAAGACCGAAGCGGAAACATCAAGCCGCACAACCTGGGGGGGTCCCGGTTTAAAGATGGAAGTCTTCGTGAAGATATACCTCTTGGAAGCCTGCACACTCAATTCAACTGCAACTTTTCCATCGTCTCACAAACAAATCCGcacatccatctcttcttctttgcgCCTCGTGGTTCCGTTGGCAGGCCTGTAGCACATCgcaaaggaaaaggatggCGAGGAGGATTTATTCTCTCAGCCCTTGAATCTTACATCAAGCTTGACCTATCCAAACACTTCAAGGTGATCAGGGATCTGGATCTTATGCCTCAAATCCTGCAGAGCGATTGGAGCGGCGTTTTTTTGCAAAGATTCTCGGGTGATCTAACCTTAACTCCGAGAAGCACCATTAGG GATTGGTTCAATATCTTATCAGATCCCGAAAGGCCACAGTTGGAAAGAATGTTGAGGGTGGGTGAACGAGTGGCATGGCCTGCTTTGAGAATGGTCAGGAACAGAATGACAATTGAG CGTGCCATCCTCAGAGGCCGCAGCGAAGTTCGCTCCGCACTTAGTCATGACCGTACATCAAACGACCCTGCCACTTCCCTACCTGAAGCACACCCTGAGCTTACTGGCACATTAGATCATGTCCCTATTGAATCGGATGCCGATGTGGGATTCGCTTCGCGTTCACGTCGTGCACGCAACAAGGCAGGCTCAaggggtggtggtggtgataCCCCAGAAGAACAGCTCAATCTAGAAGGTGTTTTCCAGCCCGATGAAAACAGCAAAGGAGTACGAAGAAGGAAGCCAAAcgggaagaagggtggaGCACCTCTTTCTGCAGGACCTCTGGGCGGCCTGCCAGAGGTTTCGCCATCTCATTCTCCCAAAGCAACGGAAAGCGCTCAACGGAGTTATACGTCCAATCTGGGTGAGACCTTGCGACACGTACGAGCTCCTTCATTTTCAGCACTGAGCTCTCCCTTTCGTTCTATCCGCTCAAACACCTCGACCTCTTCGAACAACGCACAAcctccatcttcgtcaCACAAACCGAAGTCTCAACTTAGTATCACTAGGTGGTTCGGTGGTGTCTCAGAAAGTTCCTcggatgaggaagacgaagatCTTGGCGGTTTGCAGAGTGGTGGGGCAATAGCATCTTCAGTCGAAGAAAACATCCCTACTTTCCAACTTGATAGTGCTGTCGATTCTCATTTCGACTTTTCGGAAGACGAAATGCTCCACTCTCGTGCCAACTTCAAGGAGGAATATCAAAGCGAGGAAAGTGAGGGCAAAATCCCCATTCCCGGAGGGGAGAGGGTGACTCAAGAGCAAATAGACGCGTCTATGTCGAGCGGAGAGAGGCTGAGACCGGTGGGTGAAAGCGAAGGCAGTCCTACGACACCTCCAGATCAGGATGGGGCCTAA
- a CDS encoding ubiquinol-cytochrome c reductase, iron-sulfur subunit has protein sequence MAAHIGRINLLPTTRTLASGAPLARGISLAVPAAGDAHSHGHDGHEGPRPDIPAAWAFKAGARGHIGRTNALPTTPSFQQRFLSTTRNVPAAASSSATDVPDFSPYRAKNPNTTRNVSYFMVGALGALGASSVKSAAVDMLSNMAASADVLALAKIEVEMGAIPEGKNLIVKWRGKPVFIRHRTPDEIEEANSVDVKSLRDPETDDQRTQRPEWLVMIGVCTHLGCVPIGEAGDYGGWFCPCHGSHYDISGRIRRGPAPLNLEIPEYSFNDDEEKIVVG, from the exons ATGGCCGCCCACATCGGCAGAATCAACCTCCTCCCCACTACCCGTACTCTCGCGTCCGGCGCCCCTCTCGCCCGGGGCATCTCCCTCGCCGTCCCCGCTGCCGGTGACGCCCACAGCCACGGCCACGACGGCCACGAGGGTCCTAGGCCTGACATCCCCGCCGCTTGGGCTTTCAAGGCCGGTGCCAGGGGCCACATCGGTAGGACCAATG CTCTCCCCACAACACCCAGCTTCCAACAACGattcctctccaccacccGAAACGTCCCCGCTgccgcctcttcctccgccaCTGATGTCCCTGATTTCAGCCCCTACCGTGCCAAGAACCCCAACACCACTCGAAACGTCTCCTACTTTATGGTCGGTGCCCTCGGTGCGCTTGGTGCTTCCAGTGTGAAGAGCGCAGCTGTCGACATGTTGAGTAACATGGCTGCTTCTGCCGACGTTTTGGCGTTGGCGAAGATTGAGGTTGAGATGGGTGCCATCCCTGAGG GAAAGAACCTTATCGTCAAGTGGCGAGGAAAGCCAGTGTTCATCCGACACCGAACTCCtgatgagattgaggagGCCAACTCTGTTGACGTCAAGTCTTTGCGTGATCCCGAGACTGATGACCAGAGGACACAGCGACCGGAGTG GCTTGTTATGATTGGTGTCTGCACACATCTTGGTTGTGTTCCCATCG GTGAGGCTGGTGACTATGGAGGTTGGTTCTGCCCTTGTCACGGTTCCCACTATGACATCTCTGGCCGAATCCGACGAGGCCCCGCTCCCCTTAACCTCGAAATCCCCGAGTATTCTTTCAATGATgacgaggagaagattgtcGTCGGTTAG